The nucleotide sequence GAATACCATTCGAAGGCCATTCATCTCCTGTATTGTAGGTTCTGGTACCAGCTTGTTTAAGAAAGTAACCGGTACCCGGAAGTAAGTTCACAACAGTCTGATATCCGGCAACATATTTATAAACATAAGCTGAGTTGTCTCTGAAAGCCCACCATGTATCTATATTCTGATTCAGAGGATGTTTACCCGGAATTGAGACCATATTCCATCCGTTAGCTAAAGTGACAGAGAGTTGAAAAGTTGGAACCGGTTTTACATGAATTTGTCCGTCAATAGTTCCTCTGATTAAATTTTGTGAATTAGAATCAGATAATATTGCATTACTCAAATGAAGAGGAAAAATTCCTGTATCATTTCCGGCTACAAAATTCATTGTGACCACAGTGCCTGTATCTCCATAAAACGGCAGTAAGTTTTGTGTAAATGTAAACAACCGAAGTTTATTTGGTGCAAGAAGAGCTTCAAAAACAAGATGATCCTGCTTGCGGTTTGTCAGGACGGCGCTGTTCGGAACAAAAGTCAAACTGTCTGGGAAATCCAAATCCAATTGAAAATTAATGAATGGCTCATAGTTGTTCACATTAATTTTTAAGGTTACAGTATCACCAACAAACGCTTCAGCATTTTGAACGATCATATAATTAGGTGCAAACGAAGATGCAGAAACATTAATAAAAAATGGATCCTCATCCGGATCATTGCTTCTTACAGTAAAAACAGATGTGTGTTGTCCTTTGTGGATATTATGAAATTTTAGTTTGAATAACCTATTATCACCCGGTAAAAGAATTTGTGGAATCAAAGTTTCATTCCAAAAAAATATTTCTGATGAAGAAAATTCTGTAATGAATAATGTATCATTTCCTGTGTTACTCAATTGATAATCATAAGATAGAGTATCCAAAACAGATACTTCACCAAAGTCGATTGTCGTAAGACCGGAAATATCAGGAGAAATTATTTTCACAAATCCGGGATATACTCCGGTAAGTATATTCACTCCACTAGAATTAGAAACAACTACATTACTAAGTCCAACATTATAAGTTGCGCTGGTTCCATTCAGATTAAACAATATCCTAACAATCTCACCATCATTTCCTGAGAATGGTTGATTTGTAGGAGAGTAAGCAAATATTCTAAGAGTCCGCGGATTAATCTGATTTGCAATAATTATATGATTCGTTTTTCGAAACAACCATACTGAATCCTCCACAAATGATAGAACAGACGGAAGAATAATATCAAACTGGAATCCAACAAATTGATCGGTATTATTTATTGAATAGGAAATTGAAATAGGATAACCGGATCTACCGGAATCCGAAACCATGTGTAGTTCGTTAATTGCTAACCCGGATGGTGAAGAGATATTCTGTAAATCAATTTTATTGTTATTACTTTTCAAATCTTCTGAAGATTGTGAATTCTGTGTGTATGAAGTTTCATTCATCACAAACAAAGCCAATGACATGAATAGAACTACCCGGAATGAATTGCTCATAATGTAATTCCCAAAAAATTGAAATATGAGTTTTTGTTTAAATCCCTGAACAAACCTAATTAAATTATAAGTAAAGCTCAATAAGCTGAATCAATGATTTCTTATTAATTGCATCGACGAAATAATTTTAGATTATTATATCAATAAAAAATCCCACTCATAAATGATAAGTGGGATTTGAAGAAAACCTTTTCCAGTTCTTATTTTACAAGTACCATCTTTTTAACTGAAACAAATTTATCAGTTCTTAATTCATAAATATACATTCCCGTTGCAAAATCTTTTGCATTCCAATAGTAACTATGATAACCGGCTTGTAATGATGTATTAACCAACTCTGCTACTTTTTCACCTAATGCATTATAAATTGAAAGTTTTGCATTTGATACATCTTCAGGTAATGTAAACTCAATTACAGTTCCCGGGTTAAATGGATTCGGGTAATTCTGGAAAAGCGCATAATTCTCTGGCAAGTCAACCTGATTAGAGTAAATTATTTCTACCTGTATCTTTTCTAATTTTTCTCTGTTAACATCAACAACTACAATTTTTTCAATTGTGACATTTTCAGGTTTATCAAGAGTGAATGGCATTTCAGCCAGAAAGTGTTCACCTTGTTCGATATATTTTTCGCCCAGAGGATCATAAAGCAACGTTCGCAATATTTTATTTTCTTCAACATAGAAAAAGAAACCTCTGCCTAAATCAGTATTAATTATCATACTTCCGGGATTGCTTTCAACATTTGATAATTCCAATTGTACACCTCTGATGCCAATTGTTGAATTGATAGAAGATTCAATTCCTTTTTTACTGATATGCAAAGTTATTTTAGCGTCTTCATCGCCATTGTACTTTGAATAATTAGCTTTCGCAACCGGTCCTATCGGAGTTCCATCAGGATAATGACCTGTCAGAATAATATTCTGAATCAAAGATAGTTCCTGAACATTAACGATTCCATCAGGTTCGGGTACTGCATGACCGGGCAGCCAGGGTGCAATATCAGCTCTGAAAAATTCAGTTGCATTGAGTGAATCAACGTTCACAATATGATCAACAACCATTATCAGATCCAATACATCCAGATAACCATCACTGTTAACATCGCCTCTCCATGAGACTCGGTTCCTTGCTATTACATTTAATAAATCTCTGGATGGTGTAATGTCAATTGGCAATCCCTGGTAATCGCTGCCTTCCACATGTGTTATCCGGAATGTTGATTTTAAACTATCCTGTAAAGGTTCAAGATCAGCTACTGTGTAATTGACTCTGAAAAGATTATTATAATTACCCGGTGCTAAACCTGCACCTTGATTAATATTGTATAAGAGAACAAATACTTCATCCATCGAAGCACCATTTGGAGTGATCGGTCCTCTTGTAATCGTTGACCTTAAAATCCAGCTTGCATCTGCTACATCAGTACCTTTTTGAATATTCTGGAAAATCAGAATCACATTATCGCTAATTTCTTTATTAACCTGTATCCTAAACTGGAATGCATGCAATGAATCAGTTAAATTTTTCAGTTGCATTATTTCCATATAAGAATTATCCTCCAACTTATAAACCGAATCCAGTTCAAAAATAATTCCTGCATCAGAAACAACATTTGCAGAGAGAGGAATCCTTAATGATGGAAAACCAACAGTACTCAAAGTTAAAGTATCAGCAAAAGTAGTTGGTGTTGCAGGTGCTGAAAATGTAAGCGTGAAAATAAAATTACTGCCTGCTGGAATAAGTACTGTATCTGGCGAAATATTCCAATTCGGTGCATCAGTTATATTTGTGTTTATCAGCAATGGAACTGTACCATTATTAATAACTGTAAATTGCGTATCCACTATACTGCTTGTAATGACATTCACAAGATTTAATAAGTTTAAACTTGATGAGAAAGCTTCTATGCCAATTCCCTGTATTGAATATACCGTCGGTGATCCTGATGCATTGTGTGTGATCGTAAGTGTTCCTGATAACAATCCTGTCACTGTTGGTGTGAATGTTACATCAAATATCTGACTGCCGCCTGCTGTTATCGTTACCGGAAATACATCAGGACTGAATGTGAACTGTGTGGCTGATGAACTTATTCCGCTTATCACTAGATCACTCGTTCCAGGATTACTTATCGTTGCCTGTAATGTTGAACTGCTTCCTAATACTACGTTTCCAAATGACAAACTTACTGGACTGATACTGAATCCTGCTGCTACTCCTGTTCCCTGTACTGAATATACTGTCGGTGATCCTGCTGCGTTGTGTGTGATCGTAAGTGTTCCTGATAACAATCCTGTCACTGTGGGTGTGAATGTTACATCAAATACCTGACTGCCGCCGGCTGTTATCGTTACCGGAAATACATTCGGACTGAATGTGAACTGTGTGGCTGATGAACTTATTCCGCTTATCACTAGATCACTCGTTCCAGGATTACTTATCGTTGTCTGCAGTGTTGAACTGCTTCCTAATACTACGTTTCCAAATGACAAACTTGCAGGACTGATACTAAATCCTGCTGCTACTCCTGTCCCCTGTACTGAATATACTGTCGGTGATCCTGATGCATTGTGTGTGATCGTAAGTGTTCCTGCTAACAATCCTGTCACTGTGGGTGTGAATGTTACATCAAATATCTGACTGCCGCCTGCTGTTATCGTTACAGGAAATACATTCGGACTGAATGTGAACTGTGTGGCTGATGAACTTATTCCGCTTATCACTAGATCACTCGTTCCAGGATTACTTATCGTTGCCTGCAGTGTTGAACTGCTTCCTAATACTACGTTTCCAAAAGATAAACTTGCAGGACTGATACTGAATCCTGCTGCTACTCCTGTCCCCTGTACTGAATATATTGTCGGTGATCCTGCTGCGTTGTGTGTGATCGTAAGTGTTCCTGCTAACAATCCTGTCACTGTGGGTGTGAATGTTACATCAAATATCTGACTGCCGCCTGCTGTTATCGTTACAGGAAATACATTCGGACTGAATGTGAACTGTGTGGCTGATGAACTTATTCCGCTTATCACTAGATCACTCGTTCCAGGATTACTTATCGTTGTCTGCAGTGTTGAACTGCTTCCTAATACTACGTTTCCAAATGACAAACTTACTGGACTGATACTGAATCCTGCTGCTACTCCTGTTCCCTGTACTGAATATACTGTCGGTGATCCTGCTGCGTTGTGTGTGATCGTAAGTGTTCCTGATAACAATCCTGTCACTGTGGGTGTGAATGTTACATCAAATACCTGACTGCCGCCGGCTGTTATCGTTACCGGAAATACATTCGGACTGAATGTGAACTGTGTGGCTGATGAACTTATTCCGCTTATCACTAGATCACTCGTTCCAGGATTACTTATCGTTGCCTGTAATGTTGAACTGCTTCCTAATACTACGTTTCCAAATGACAAACTTGCAGGACTGATACTAAATCCTGCTGCTACTCCTGTCCCCTGTACTGAATATACTGTCGGTGATCCTGATGCATTGTGTGTGATCGTAAGTGTTCCTGCTAACAATCCTGTCACTGTGGGTGTGAATGTTACATCAAATATCTGACTGCCGCCTGCTGTTATCGTATCTGGAAATGTATTTGGTGTAAATATGAACTCTCCGCTTGAACTTGTTATCCCATTTATCACTAGATCACTCGTTCCAGGATTACTTATCGTTGCCTGTAATGTTGAACTGCTTCCCAATACTACGTTTCCAAATGACAAACTTGCAGGACTGATACTAAATCCTGCTGCTACTCCTGTTCCCTGTACTGAATATACTGTCGGTGATCCTGATGCATTGTGTGTGATCGTCAGTGTTCCTGATAACAATCCTGTCACTGTTGGTGTGAATGTTACATCAAATATCTGACTGCCGCCTGCTGTTATCGTATCTGGAAATGTATTTGGTGTAAATATGAACTCTCCGCTTGAACTTGTTATCCCATTTATCACTAGATCACTCGTTCCAGGATTACTTATAGTTGTCTGCAGTGTTGAACTGCTTCCCAATACTACGTTTCCAAATGACAAACTTGCAGGACTGATACTAAATCCTGCTGCTACTCCTGTCCCCTGTACTGAATATACTGTCGGTGATCCTGATGCATTGTGTGTGATCGTAAGTGTTCCTGCTAACAATCCTGTCACTGTGGGTGTGAATGTTACATCAAATATCTGACTGCCGCCTGCTGTTATCGTATCTGGAAATGTATTTGGTGTAAATATGAATTCTCCGTTTGAACTTGTTATCCCATTTATCACAAGATCAATTGTGTCCGGATTACTTATTGTTGTCTGTAATGTTGAACTGCTTCCTAATACTACATTTCCGAAATTCAGACTAGAAGGACTTATGTTAAAGACTTGCCCGAACAAAAATGCATTGTATAGCAGAATTGATGAAAGAATTGTAAATAGTTTAAGCATAACGCACCCTTTTAATTCTTTAGATTATTTATCTAAAAATGGATTATAAAACAACCTCTTTTTATTTAAAAAATTATACCAGTTTTTATAAAGCAAAATTCGAATTATTTCAAATCTGCCCTCAAAGTTCTATATTATCTTGAAATAAGCGTATCAATAGTACACAACATGGAAAGAAACTTTTTGATAAAATAATTATGACTATAAAAAAAATTTTAAAAAGAATTAATTTCTCTAAATAAACTATTCTGAATTGTTTATGTGATTTTACGAAAGAATGTTGATTTTCAATATAAATCCTATGATTTCCCCAATAACTTAATTTATCACATTAATTTCAGATTATCATACATTCTCTTTCAAGATGCGAGTTAAAACCCTACACAACTTTAATAAAAATAATGAAAAAGCCAAGTAATTGTTAATAATTAATTATAAAATATTTACTACAATTATTATGCAGATTTTAATAATAAGCTGATAAACATTGATTTATTTAAGTAAAAGCATCTTTTTTACAGCGACATAATTGTCAGATTTTAGCTCGTAGATATAGATTCCTGAAGCTCTGTCCTTTGCATTCCAGTTGTACTGATATTTTCCGGCTTGCAATGAAGTATTAACCAGTTCTGCTACCTTTTCTCCCAATGCATTGTAGATACTAAGTTTTACATTTGCCATCTCCGGCAACGAGAACTCGATCATCGTGCTTGGGTTGAATGGATTTGGATAGTTCTGTTCAAGTGAATATACTGTTGGTAACAGTTCTCCCGATACCATCAGCTTCTCTATCGTTGATTCACTGATTTCTATTGATTCTCCATCCTTCAGATTTTCATTCAGCTTCTTGCCGCTCTCATCCATCAACCTGATATCCATTCCTTCTACTCTTACTGTTAATGGATATACTACTCCGCTCATCTCAATCGTCTTCACTGAGCTGCTCAGGTCTTCGGCTATTCTTCCACTCGTGTATCTGAAGTCATACATTCCTGTTGGTGGTGCTGGTGGTAATTCATACTGACTTAAGTCAACCTGTCCATTTACTGCATACAGTGTGTAGCTCACTCCTGCTGCATCTGTTATCACTATTCTTCCCCAGTTCTCAGGGAAGTATTCTACTGGTTTGCTTTCCTTTGACATTGTCTCTGGTATGATTATCTGTCCTGCATCTGTCAACTTTATCCAGTAACCAAATCCTGGATCAAGTGTCGTTGCTACAGAATATCCACCTGAATATTTGTAGATCGGACCACTCTGTAGTCCTGGTGGATTTGTTGATACGTTCGCTGCTGTTACAATCAATTCATAGCCACCGATCATATTCCAGCCTGACAATGCTGTTAGTGCTGTGTGAGTTACTATATTTAATCCACCTGTTGGCCATTCATCTCCTGTGTTGTAAGTCTGAGCTCCGTTATTCTTCATCCAGTATCCTATTCCAGGTGTTGCTGTGGTTACTGTTTGATAACCAGCATTATATTTATAAACTTCTCCAACTCTTCCGGGCCACCAATTTGCTACTCCCATTCCATTCGGATTTGTTCCCGGTACTGATACCATATTCCAGCCGTCGCCAAGGTTAACTGAGAGTTGGAAAGTAGCTGCAGGTGGTGGAAAATAATTGATTGCATCAAATGCATTAAGAATTCCCCAGCCATATAAATTATCCGGATTATTATTTTTCGATGCAGTGTTTCTCATTGCATCCCTTACCTGCATTGGTGTAAGATTTGGATTGACGCATAAAATTAGTGCTGCAACTCCGGCTGAAAGCGGACAACTGAATGAAGTTCCACTAGCAGTAGTGTATGAGTTATTACTGTAAGGTGAGGCAACTACATTACCCGAACCTAAAGCCATAATATCTGGTTTAATTCTTCCATCCACAGTAGGTCCAACACTACTAAAAGATGATCTGCTGCCCGATGAATTTACTGCTCCAGCAGCGATTACACTGTCACCATCAGCTGGTGCACCAAGTGTATTGTGTGAAGAGTTATATCCTTCATTACCAGCAGAATTAACTACAACAATTCCAATGAAAGCTGCATAATCAGCTCCATTTGTTATAACCGTTGTATTTCCATCCATATCCATCCAGGAATAACTTGAGTACGGTGGATCAAAATCAATGTATCCAAGTGATGTTGAAGTAACATCAACTCCAATGCTGTCAGCCCATTCCATAGCTGCAATCCAATTATCCTCCTCGATGGGTGTTTCACTGTCAGTGTTTTCAGTTTTTGCTAGAATGTACGCAGCATTGAAAGCCGGACCTATCAAATTACCTGGTGCAAAACCACCGATATCAGAAAGTGTCATTGTTCCATGAGATCCTTCTCCCATATCATTTTCATCGCCTACATTAGGATCATTATTCACAAAATCCCATGCAGCTATTATATCCATAGAATTAAATACTTCGTGACTCAGACGGTTAAATCCTGCATCCATCACACATATAGTAACTCCCTGCCCAGTGTATCCCGAATCGTGAACAGACGGCACATTTATTTGTTGAAGCTGTGCATAAGAGCTGCCATAATCATAGCTGTGAACACCGTCTAGTTGCAGCAATTCATCATTATTCAGTAACGAAGTATTTTCATTATCAAGTTGCTTTTCACTTTTTAATTTATATACGATATCTAATTTTTTCACAAAGGGTAGTGATGCAATTTCTTCTAATTGATATTTGTTTGCGTTACCGCTGACTGCATTCAACCATTTTGAGGGCCACTTAATTTTAAAACCTGTCGATCTAACTTGATTGATATAATCACGATTCAAAGGTATATCCTTGTAGGTTAGTAAACTAGTTTTATCAAAAACTTTTGCTCTTCTGTTCAATGATTTTTGACTTACAACTATTTCCGGATTGCTTAAATAGAAATTAACGTCCTGTCCCTTGTCATTGAAATAAATCCAGACGAGTGTTTCATGATTTGCAGGAGTTTCACTCAATTTTATTTCAAGTGCTTTGGAGAATTTATTGATTTGCGCTTGTGTGATTGTAAAAGATAAAAGGTATGACAACAAAACCATTACTATCAATTTATACATACGAAAGTTCCATTCTTTGTTTTAGGTAATTAAGAAAATATAATTATTATTCTGATAAGTAGCCTTTTAATTAATATGCCGCTACAATCAATAAATCCGATCTCATAGATAGAGAATTTTATCTTATCAACAACATCTTCTTCACTGATACAAAATTATCCGTTCTCAGCTCATAGATATACATTCCTGTTGCTATCCCGCTTTGCGTGACATTCCAGTTGTATTGATATTTTCCGGCTTGCAATGAAGTATTAACCAGTTCTGCTACCTTTTCTCCCAATGCATTGTAGATACTTAGTTTTACATTTGCCATCTCCGGCAATGAGAACTCGATCATCGTGCTTGGGTTGAATGGATTCGGATAGTTCTGTTCAAGTGAATATACTGTTGGTACCAATTGGCTCGATACCATCAGCTTCTGGATCGTTGCATCACTGATTACTATTTCTTCGCCTGATTTAAGGTTTTGATTTAGTGTCTTTCCTGTCTGATCCATCAACCTGATATCCATTCCTTCTACTCTTACTGTCAATGGATATACTACTCCGCTCATCTCGATTGTCTTTACTGAACTGCTCAGGTCTTCGGCTATTCTTCCACTCGAGTATCTGAAGTCATACATTCCTGCTGGTGGTGCTGGTGGTAATTCATACTGACTTAAGTCAACCTGTCCATTTACTGCATACAGTGTGTAGCTCACTCCTGCTGCATCTGTTATCACTATTCTTCCCCAATTCTCAGGGAAGTATTCTACTGGTTTGCTGTCTTTAGCAAATGACTCAGGTATTATTATCTGTCCTGCGCCTGTCAACTTTATCCAGTAACCAAATCCTGGATCTATTGTTGCTGCAGCTGAGTATCCACCTGCATATTTGTAGATCGGACCACTCTGTAATCCCGGTGGATTTGTTGATACGTTCGCTGCTGTTACAATCAATTCATATCCACCGATCATATTCCAGCCGATAGCTCCTGTTAATGGTGTGTGTGCAACTACTTGCAATCCGCCTGCTGGCCATTCATCTCCTGTATTATAAGTCTGAGCTCCGTTATTTTTCATCCAGTAGCCTACTCCAGGTGTTGCTGTGGTTATTGTTTGATAGCCAGCATTATATTTATAAACGTCTCCAACTCTACCTGGCCACCAATTTGCTACTCCCATTCCATCAGGATTTGTTCCCGGTACTGATACCATATTCCAGCCATCGGATACATTCACGTTCAATTGAAATGTCTGAACTTCTCCATCAAAATGAAGAACATACAATCCAGTTGACATATCAGACACAATAATATTCCCTGATGGTAAATATGGATAAACACCCCAGGCACCATCATAATCCGAATTATTATTTGCGGGATATGTATCATACTGACCGGCAATTTGAGGATTTGTTGGATTAGAAATATCAAGAACTAAATAGCCTGATGTATAATAAGAAACGTGAGCAAAGTTTCCTTTAATATAAAGATTATGAATTACTGAATTATTATTGAGCCCCCAGCTTGGTATAATTAAATCCCATGAAGTTCTATCTTGTAAATCCCAAACAGTCATATCACGAACATTGAATTCTTCAGTTGCAAAAAAATATCTTTTATTTTCTGTCATCCATCCACTGTGTGCATAAATTCCCGGAAGCGTTTGGCTTGCACTAATAAATTGCGGATTAGATTTATTTGTTACATTAATGAGATGGTACTGTTGTGAACTACCACAAGATGCAATTACTGTATCATTCCAGATATAAATATCGTGGATATAACCGCTTGCGGTGTAGTAAGCCGTTTGAACGGGATTAACCGGATCAGCCAAATTTAAAATTCTCAAACCACCAATTCCATCTCCGCCAACAGTGTAACAATAACCATTATCAATTAAAAGATCATGGCAATCATTAAAATAGGTATTCAAGGTGTTCACAAGAATTGCTGTATCAGGCAATGGAGCCAGATCAATAATTTGCAATCCGTTTCCGGTAGCGTCTGTTGCAACATAAGCATAATGACTCCAAACTTTTAATTCTCTCCATAATGATTGAGGTGCAGGGATAAAGGCACACTCCACAGGATTTGATGGGTCAGCCAGACTTATAATTGAGGTTCCTGTTCCAACACCAAGCAAAGCATACTCGGTTCCGTTTGGAGCAACGTAACCCCAGATATTCGCATAGCCGGCTGCCGGATGTGGATTCAGATTGCTCAGAAATGTTACATTATTTTGCGCAGAAATGATAATGCTGAACGTGATAAAAAAAAGAAAAAATAGCCTCATGATATTTACCATATTTAGTTATTAATAATCACTTGCATACCCCCGGTTAAATTTTTTAATTAAAATTATTTAACAAGAATCATCTTTTTCATTGATACAAACTTCTCTGTTCTTAACTCATAGAAATAAATTCCGCTTGCAGAGCTGCCTGCATTCCACTGATAACTGTATCTTCCTGAATCTAAATTACTATTCACAAGCTCAGTTATTTTTTGACCAAGTGTATTATAAATGCTCAATGTAACATTTGCAGCTTCTGGTAATGCAAACTTAATTGTTGTACTTGGATTAAAAGGATTCGGATAATTCTGTTCAAGATTATATGAGGTTGGAACATCTTGTTGTTTTATAATTTTTAAAAGTGAAATCTCTTTATTAGTTATAAATATTTCAGAGCCATCATTTATTGCATGAGTATTAACTTCAATCCCATTCACAATTTCTAAAAGAACATATTCTCCATTAAAGTTCAGATTGGTTATCGAAACACTTAAAGGGTATTCTTCCGCCTGCAATTGAATGATGACTTCATCATTTTCAGTTAAGCGATAATCATCCTTAAGTCTTGCATCAAAACTTCCCTGAGGTGGAACCGGAGGCAAACTGAAACTTTCAATAGAAATATTATCATTAAGATTACCATTAAAATATAATTCCTGAGAGTTTCCGATTGCATCGCTAATCTTAATCTCAGAAAAGTTATTAAATATTTCTTTTGATACAAATAATTCTTCGTTCTGTTTAGCAACTGAAGTTGAACAACTGATCGTAATTGTTCCTGCTGAATTTGTTTTTAACCAGTATGCTTTTGTTCCATCAATTGAATTTACGTTTGTATAAGAGCCTGAATAACTATACAAAGTTCCCGGAATAATTATTCCTCCCGGATCTATTACAGTACTCAATAAAACATTACAATTTGGACCACCAATTAAATTCCAACCACTGCTTAATGAGATGACACTCTCGGTTATATCAGATCCAAAAATATTAACTAATTCCGAAGCTGGAAACTTCAACCAATAACCAACGTGATTTTGAAACGAAGTAGTTGAATAATATGATCCTGCATATCCAAAAAGTGTTCCTGGAACAGCATTTGGGAATAAAGTCAGATAATTATTATCCGCAACACTTAACGGAAGGCTAATCATGTTCCATCCGGGAGACACATTATACTTTGAATTAATCTGAAAATTATATTTTATCAGAAGCTGACCTAAACCCAAAGCATCTGAATAAGAATTTCTGGTACGCATATTTATATTAACAAGATTGCCATATATTGGATCGACAAGATGAAAAAATCCCCCAGCAGGAAGTTGTGCAGGATTCCAGCTAAATATTGCCGGACTGCATCCCGTTGCGGGTGTATAAAGAGTCTGCCAAATTCTTTCATTTGAGATATTAGTTGCACGGATATCAGTAAACCAATGCTCACCACAACTAACAAATCTTCCATCAAACGCACCAGCCGGAGGTGGAGGAGGTGCAGAAACATCTAAACCCGGATCATAACAATCTGATGCACCCGGGGCAGTACCAAAAAATAACGAAACGGTATTAGAACAGTTATCACTCACTTGAAAATTTACAATGAAATCAGTTAATGTGGTGGTAGTTGCATTTGCTGTTAATCCTGGCGAATAACTAATCCCAGAATTTGAAAAAGCTTTATAGTAGTATGTTGTTGCCTGTGTAAGCCCTGTATGACTAACCGGAGAGACTGTTCCATTGTATAATAAAATACCACCGGCGAAAGCACTACCAACCGGCGGTGGTGAACCTGATGGTGTTAAAAAATTACCATCATAATTCCATACAATAACCACATTGTTACCGCTTCCATTTGTAGTAAAGGAGAGATCAATTTGTGAGAAGTTAATGGCTGTTGCAGTAAAAGAACCGGGATCGTTAACTATAGGATTATTCACAATAGTAAAATTGGTATTTGAAATATCAAAAAAGATATTACCAACTGCTTCAACTTT is from Ignavibacteriota bacterium and encodes:
- a CDS encoding choice-of-anchor B family protein; this encodes MRLFFLFFITFSIIISAQNNVTFLSNLNPHPAAGYANIWGYVAPNGTEYALLGVGTGTSIISLADPSNPVECAFIPAPQSLWRELKVWSHYAYVATDATGNGLQIIDLAPLPDTAILVNTLNTYFNDCHDLLIDNGYCYTVGGDGIGGLRILNLADPVNPVQTAYYTASGYIHDIYIWNDTVIASCGSSQQYHLINVTNKSNPQFISASQTLPGIYAHSGWMTENKRYFFATEEFNVRDMTVWDLQDRTSWDLIIPSWGLNNNSVIHNLYIKGNFAHVSYYTSGYLVLDISNPTNPQIAGQYDTYPANNNSDYDGAWGVYPYLPSGNIIVSDMSTGLYVLHFDGEVQTFQLNVNVSDGWNMVSVPGTNPDGMGVANWWPGRVGDVYKYNAGYQTITTATPGVGYWMKNNGAQTYNTGDEWPAGGLQVVAHTPLTGAIGWNMIGGYELIVTAANVSTNPPGLQSGPIYKYAGGYSAAATIDPGFGYWIKLTGAGQIIIPESFAKDSKPVEYFPENWGRIVITDAAGVSYTLYAVNGQVDLSQYELPPAPPAGMYDFRYSSGRIAEDLSSSVKTIEMSGVVYPLTVRVEGMDIRLMDQTGKTLNQNLKSGEEIVISDATIQKLMVSSQLVPTVYSLEQNYPNPFNPSTMIEFSLPEMANVKLSIYNALGEKVAELVNTSLQAGKYQYNWNVTQSGIATGMYIYELRTDNFVSVKKMLLIR
- a CDS encoding S8 family serine peptidase produces the protein MYKLIVMVLLSYLLSFTITQAQINKFSKALEIKLSETPANHETLVWIYFNDKGQDVNFYLSNPEIVVSQKSLNRRAKVFDKTSLLTYKDIPLNRDYINQVRSTGFKIKWPSKWLNAVSGNANKYQLEEIASLPFVKKLDIVYKLKSEKQLDNENTSLLNNDELLQLDGVHSYDYGSSYAQLQQINVPSVHDSGYTGQGVTICVMDAGFNRLSHEVFNSMDIIAAWDFVNNDPNVGDENDMGEGSHGTMTLSDIGGFAPGNLIGPAFNAAYILAKTENTDSETPIEEDNWIAAMEWADSIGVDVTSTSLGYIDFDPPYSSYSWMDMDGNTTVITNGADYAAFIGIVVVNSAGNEGYNSSHNTLGAPADGDSVIAAGAVNSSGSRSSFSSVGPTVDGRIKPDIMALGSGNVVASPYSNNSYTTASGTSFSCPLSAGVAALILCVNPNLTPMQVRDAMRNTASKNNNPDNLYGWGILNAFDAINYFPPPAATFQLSVNLGDGWNMVSVPGTNPNGMGVANWWPGRVGEVYKYNAGYQTVTTATPGIGYWMKNNGAQTYNTGDEWPTGGLNIVTHTALTALSGWNMIGGYELIVTAANVSTNPPGLQSGPIYKYSGGYSVATTLDPGFGYWIKLTDAGQIIIPETMSKESKPVEYFPENWGRIVITDAAGVSYTLYAVNGQVDLSQYELPPAPPTGMYDFRYTSGRIAEDLSSSVKTIEMSGVVYPLTVRVEGMDIRLMDESGKKLNENLKDGESIEISESTIEKLMVSGELLPTVYSLEQNYPNPFNPSTMIEFSLPEMANVKLSIYNALGEKVAELVNTSLQAGKYQYNWNAKDRASGIYIYELKSDNYVAVKKMLLLK